In the genome of Erinaceus europaeus chromosome 8, mEriEur2.1, whole genome shotgun sequence, one region contains:
- the LOC132539923 gene encoding potassium voltage-gated channel subfamily D member 2 → MAAGVAAWLPFARAAAIGWMPVASGPMPAPPRQERKRTQDALIVLNVSGTRFQTWQDTLERYPDTLLGSSERDFFYHPETQQYFFDRDPDIFRHILNFYRTGKLHYPRHECISAYDEELAFFGLIPEIIGDCCYEEYKDRRRENAERLQDDADTDNTGESALPTMTARQRVWRAFENPHTSTMALVFYYVTGFFIAVSVIANVVETVPCGSSPGHVKELPCGERYAVAFFCLDTACVMIFTVEYLLRLAAAPSRYRFVRSVMSIIDVVAILPYYIGLVMTDNEDVSGAFVTLRVFRVFRIFKFSRHSQGLRILGYTLKSCASELGFLLFSLTMAIIIFATVMFYAEKGSSASKFTSIPAAFWYTIVTMTTLG, encoded by the coding sequence ATGGCGGCAGGGGTAGCAGCATGGTTGCCCTTTGCAAGGGCAGCCGCCATTGGGTGGATGCCTGTGGCCTCAGGGCCCATGCCAGCTCCTCCAAGGCAGGAGAGGAAAAGGACTCAAGATGCTCTCATTGTGCTGAATGTGAGTGGCACTCGTTTCCAGACATGGCAGGACACCCTGGAACGTTACCCAGACACTCTACTGGGTAGTTCTGAGAGAGATTTTTTCTACCACCCAGAGACTCAGCAGTATTTCTTTGACCGCGACCCAGACATCTTCCGCCATATTCTGAATTTTTACCGCACTGGGAAGCTCCACTATCCTCGCCATGAGTGCATCTCTGCTTATGATGAAGAACTGGCCTTCTTTGGCCTCATCCCAGAAATTATTGGCGACTGCTGTTATGAGGAGTACAAGGACCGCAGGCGAGAGAACGCCGAGCGTCTACAGGATGATGCAGACACTGACAACACCGGGGAGAGTGCACTGCCCACCATGACTGCTCGACAGAGGGTCTGGAGGGCATTTGAGAACCCCCACACCAGCACAATGGCCCTGGTATTCTACTATGTGACCGGCTTCTTCATTGCTGTCTCCGTCATCGCCAATGTGGTTGAGACAGTGCCATGTGGGTCAAGCCCAGGTCATGTCAAAGAACTGCCCTGTGGAGAACGATATGCAGTGGCCTTCTTTTGCTTGGACACAGCCTGCGTCATGATCTTCACCGTTGAGTACTTGCTTCGCCTGGCTGCAGCGCCTAGTCGTTACCGTTTTGTGCGTAGTGTTATGAGTATCATAGACGTGGTCGCTATCCTGCCTTATTATATTGGGTTGGTGATGACAGACAATGAGGATGTCAGTGGAGCCTTTGTGACCCTCCGAGTCTTCCGGGTCTTCCGGATCTTTAAATTTTCCCGCCACTCGCAAGGCCTGCGCATCCTGGGGTACACTCTGAAGAGTTGTGCCTCAGAATTGGGCTTCTTGCTCTTCTCGCTCACCATGGCTATCATCATTTTTGCTACAGTGATGTTCTACGCAGAGAAGGGGTCTTCCGCCAGCAAGTTCACCAGCATCCCTGCTGCTTTCTGGTATACCATTGTCACCATGACGACTCTAGGGTAG